A single window of Colletotrichum higginsianum IMI 349063 chromosome 8, whole genome shotgun sequence DNA harbors:
- a CDS encoding Alcohol dehydrogenase GroES-like domain-containing protein: MKEAIVNTDISVTVKDSPVPTPGPGELLVKVIVSGTNPKDWKLPHMLQAASNSGDDVAGTVEAVGAEVYEFAKGDRVAGFHVMRTEHGSFAEYAIVPAFSTFHIPRGISYEEAATVPLAAYTAATALFHSLELPSPWDRTRAQKTPVIIYGVSTAIGAFGVKLAKKAGLHPLIAVGSKNSAFVTPLLEEDKGDVFLDYTQFDSQDKLAEKLREVIKDTGLPCFRVFDTVSEKGSFEMLGKAIAGPPEEGTGFRPRVTTVLPGKDFSAIDKSVEVVVTMVGHVHEEEGEGRLFGLVWARVFAEGLRTGWMKAHPYEVIEGLQGVERALKGLQNGTVRAKKMVIRVAEGN, from the coding sequence ATGAAGGAAGCCATCGTCAACACCGACATCTCCGTCACGGTCAAGGACTCACCCGTCCCCACCCCGGGGCccggcgagctcctcgtcaaGGTCATCGTCTCCGGCACAAACCCCAAGGACTGGAAGCTCCCGCACATGCTCCAGGCGGCGTCCAactcgggcgacgacgtcgctggcaccgtcgaggccgtcggggccGAGGTCTACGAGTTCGCCAAGGGCGACCGCGTCGCGGGCTTCCACGTCATGCGCACCGAGCACGGCAGCTTCGCCGAGTACGCCATCGTGCCGGCCTTTTCGACGTTTCACATCCCCCGCGGCATCAGCtacgaggaggcggcgaccGTGCCGCTGGCGGCGTACACTGCCGCCACGGCGCTGTTCCACTCGCTCGAGCTGCCCTCGCCGTGGGACCGCACGAGGGCGCAGAAAACGCCCGTCATCATCTACGGCGTCAGcacggccatcggcgccttCGGCGTGAAGCTCGCCAAGAAAGCCGGCCTGCACCCTCTCATCGCCGTGGGCAGCAAGAACAGCGCCTTTGTGACGccgctgctggaggaggacAAGGGGGATGTATTTTTGGACTACACGCAGTTCGACTCCCAGGACAAACTTGCGGAGAAGCTGCGCGAGGTTATCAAGGACACCGGGCTGCCATGCTTCCGCGTCTTTGACACGGTCAGCGAGAAAGGCTCGTTCGAGATGCTCGGCAAGGCCATAGCAGGACCACCCGAGGAGGGCACGGGGTTCAGGCCCAGGGTCACGACGGTACTGCCGGGTAAGGACTTTAGCGCCATCGACAAGAgcgtcgaggttgtcgtcACCATGGTTGGACACGTGcacgaagaagagggagagggccgGTTGTTTGGACTGGTCTGGGCGAGAGTGTTCGCCGAGGGTTTGCGGACAGGCTGGATGAAGGCTCATCCTTACGAGGTAATCGAGGGTTTGCAGGGCGTAGAACGCGCTCTGAAGGGCTTGCAGAATGGAACCGTCcgggcgaagaagatggtgATCCGGGTCGCAGAGGGAAATTAA
- a CDS encoding Cell wall protein encodes MHFTNVFVQALLAGSAIALPASLNSKRQLQTIQGALTNVQDSLGQLDVAVKALSAADPNSAANLLDASNKVQTQLKDGTTQIQGAQELSLTDALTLQQSAGGLTTAVQTAVDDLVSKKPELDKLGATSIAVDQLKSQKAVAGDFSTAVVSKIPAIGQSIAQQSVDQVTTSLDGGIQKLSEGGAGAAAPAAPAAPATPAAPAAAAAEQFHAEVIA; translated from the exons ATGCACTTCACCAACGTCTTCGTTCAGGCTCTGCTTGCCGGCTCCGCCATTGCCCTGCCCGCCTCCCTCAACAGCAAGCGTCAACTCCAGACCATCCAGGGTGCCCTGACCAACGTTCAGGACTCCCTCGGGCAGCTCGATGTCGCCGTCAAG GCCCTCAGCGCCGCGGACCCCAACAGCGCCGCcaacctcctcgacgcctccAACAAGGTCCAGACCCAGCTGAAGGACGGCACTACGCAGATCCAGGGCGCCCAGGAGCTCTCCCTCACCGATGCGCTCACCCTCCAGCAGTCTGCCGGTGGCCTGACGACGGCCGTCCAGACGGCCgttgacgacctcgtcagCAAGAAGCCTGAGCTCGACAAGCTTGGCGCCACCTCCATCGCTGTCGACCAGCTCAAGTCGcagaaggccgtcgccggcgacttCAGCACGGCTGTTGTCTCCAAGATCCCTGCCATCGGCCAGAGCATCGCCCAGCAGTCCGTCGATCAGGTCACCACCTCCCTGGACGGTGGCATCCAGAAGCTCTCCGAGGGAGGTGCTGGTgccgccgctcccgccgCCCCTGCCGCCCCTGCCACGCCTGCCGcacccgctgccgccgccgcagagcAGTTCCACGCCGAGGTCATCGCCTAA
- a CDS encoding Major facilitator superfamily transporter yields MFDAQKASGPFLTSTTTPAFLESRASTLASSESSYDEMEKELTIPSSAASLQDIHIDAVPSASDLCNDPARTHPIKSEKSTTVSDEEKTNYPGGMKLSLIIAAACFSVFLMALDNCIIATAIPRITDEFNSLEDVGWYGSAYLLTTASLQLLCGKLYSFFSIKWIYLIAIGIFELGSLICGIAPNSITLILGRAIAGLGSAGIFSGALIILAYSVPLEKRPIYTGIVSSMWGISSVAGPLLGGFFTDSMTWRWCFYINLPIGAATVVVIMLFFPDPERFVPQHDWRTRLVQIDPLGNLLFMPAVICLLLALHWGGVTYPWTSARILVLFAVFAIGMLGFLFLQYIGQENATVPPRIFKKRTVWSSSFFSFTLGAAFLLSVYYLPIWFQAVQGVSAVESGVRSLPMLVGNLIFSLVAGAAVTTWGYYTPFMMLSSVLMCVGYGLISTFSPDTSSAMWIGYQIIAGAGVGVGMQQPLIAVQVVLDMVDVPTGTAIIIFTQQIGGAIFVAIGQTVFTNQLVERLVQHVPDIDPHSVIAAGVTAIRKTVDAEFLPAVARAYSDALTQTFLVSAVTASATIIGAVFVEWKSVKGKTIQATMA; encoded by the exons ATGTTTGACGCTCAGAAAGCTTCGGGACCGTTCTTGACGTCAACGACGACTCCCGCATTCCTAGAATCCAGAGCCTCCACCTTAGCATCGAGCGAATCAAGCTATGATGAAATGGAAAAGGAGCTTACCATCCCGAGTTCCGCCGCTTCACTCCAGGACATCCACATCGACGCTGTCCCATCTGCCTCTGATTTATGCAACGATCCCGCTCGAACACACCCCATCAAATCGGAGAAAAGCACAACAGTGAGCGACGAGGAGAAAACAAACTACCCAGGAGGCATGAAGCTATCATTGATCATAGCTGCGGCTTGTTTCAGTGTCTTCCTGATGGCCCTAG ATAATTGCATCATAGCGACTGCCATCCCACGCATCACCGACGAGTTCAACAGCTTGGAAGATGTCGGATGGTACGGCAGCGCCTATCTTCTGACCACGGCTTCGCTCCAGCTGCTCTGTGGTAAGCTCTACAGCTTCTTCAGCATCAAGTGGATCTacctcatcgccatcggcatcttCGAACTCGGCAGCTTGATCTGCGGGATCGCGCCGAACAGCATcaccctcatcctcggccgtgCCATCGCCGGGCTCGGGTCGGCAGGCATATTCTCCGGGGCCCTCATCATTCTTGCCTACAGCGTCCCCCTCGAGAAACGTCCAATCTACACGGGCATTGTCAGCAGCATGTGGGGTATCTCTTCCGTTGCCGGGCCTCTGTTGGGCGGCTTCTTCACTGACAGCATGACGTGGCGGTGGTGCTTCTACATCAACCTCCCGATC GGCGCAGctaccgtcgtcgtcatcatgCTGTTCTTCCCTGACCCCGAACGATTCGTCCCTCAACACGATTGGCGTACGCGTCTTGTTCAGATAGATCCCCTCGGCAACCTCCTCTTCATGCCGGCTGTCATTTGCCTCCTGTTGGCCCTTCATTGGGGTGGCGTCACGTACCCTTGGACCTCGGCTCGTATCCTCGTCTTGTTCGCAGTCTTTGCCATTGGCATGTTGGGGTTTCTGTTCCTGCAATACATCGGCCAAGAAAACGCAACAGTCCCACCTCGTATCTTCAAGAAGCGCACTGTCTGGTCATCTTCATTCTTCTCTTTCACCCTGGGTGCTGCATTTCTTCTGTCTGTGTACTACCTCCCAATATGGTTCCAAGCCGTCCAGGGAGTCTCCGCCGTGGAATCGGGTGTCAGGAGCCTGCCTATGCTCGTCGGCAACCTCATATTCtctctcgtcgccggcgctgcGGTCACAACCTGGGGCTACTACACCCCGTTCATGATGCTCAGCTCTGTCCTCATGTGCGTTGGGTATGGCCTCATCTCGACTTTCAGCCCCGACACATCATCCGCGATGTGGATTGGCTACCAAATCattgccggcgccggagtAGGAGTTGGCATGCAGCAGCCTCTCATCGCCGTACAAGTGGTGCTCGACATGGTCGACGTGCCTACGGGAAcggccatcatcatcttTACGCAGCAAATCGGCGGTgccatcttcgtcgccatcgGGCAGACCGTCTTCACCAACCAGCTGGTAGAAAGGCTGGTTCAGCACGTTCCCGACATCGACCCGCACTCTGTTATAGCTGCTGGCGTCACGGCTATTCGCAAGACCGTTGATGCGGAGTTTCTACCTGCCGTTGCACGAGCCTACAGCGATGCCCTGACGCAGACGTTTCTCGTTAGTGCCGTGACGGCCTCTGCTACCATCATTGGCGCGGTGTTTGTCGAGTGGAAGAgcgtcaagggcaagacTATTCAGGCCACCATGGCATAG
- a CDS encoding NADH:ubiquinone oxidoreductase 20.1kD subunit has translation MLSQRFARVSTIRGAAQAARRTPIVQQRTFFPPQINDRKVLEEKYPDYPTLSDAEDPGMNGGYINPPFIKRQFRDPHGDWWDKQERRNFGEPVHEDHDLLGMFSPFEYTWTSTGKGLLQIGAFVVAFFGVCGVVAANYPDKPSYPREFPDGLERELGGASAVRARKAGDADP, from the exons ATGCTGTCCCAACGATTCGCACGGGTCTCGACGatccgcggcgccgcccaggccgcccgACGAACTCCCATTGTTCAGCAGCGAACCTTCTTCCCGCCTCAAATCAACGACCGCAAGGTCCTTGAGGAGAAGTACCCCGACTACCCGACCCTGTCCGATGCCGAGGACCCCGGCATG AACGGCGGCTACATCAACCCTCCCTTCATCAAGAGACAGTTCCGCGACCCTCACGGCGACTGGTGGGACAAGCAGGAGCGCCGCAACTTTGGCGAGCCCGTCCACGAAGACCACGATCTGCTCGGCATGTTCTCCCCTTTCGAGTACACCTGGACTAGCACCGGCAAGGGCCTGCTCCAGATCGGggccttcgtcgtcgccttcttcggcgTCTGCGGCGTTGTTGCTGCCAACTACCCCGACAAGCCTTCCTACCCGAGAGAGTTCCCCGATGGACTCGAGAGAGAGCTGGGAGGCGCCAGTGCTGTGCGG GCGAGAAAAGCTGGCGATGCGGACCCATGA
- a CDS encoding Helicase SWR1, translated as MNKTASPEPAHATPDAIDSRREEQTAPPLQNDTDPPSSPLESLGSDDFRDQLTPNGNDFIGLGLRSPTPPSPTPLSRSSSSSSSPSPPPPASASEDDDERPLKRRRVSTPPAPGSAQKKKHISPPWKKVTADGPTTFIDNGRRKSGRINTIPLEFHPPSHKRMTRGALNSSPPSSKNRPASTNGHATTPISNGTPKTTTRKPSATKPAPAPSKVSNRRATANEAKSTPRSTRKRSPSPHTQPTRQSARTRRGRRGSIDETTATASQGSPNRTRIKLRVRNTELPIVHPGQVGKRQRIGPSFEEYWGKAQTIPVEEGGVFVPEDGPSYTDEMARKEAQVIMRIEQAVEPGGILSQERCSLFVPETEEEPPRQWAHADHMIKAMANFRKLMVAEQQRHRAQAKRVAEACRDAWLRRQPKSAEELEAEVRLGWIGRYRVVVKSMFGTWENVRLEINRRRVQEWEAEEQRRVKAALQQAVNLSEQKLQARRAHADSDLSDDEDLDDEEDLDGLDSDLEPSQAMSVDADDDDSGNDNDDVMSSSGEEEGGEDPAGDAGDAGDEKLTQEQLRAKYANLPDLPPDKQADSKLTNGVESVIDSKVGATSVDNDDDDTSDESIDMDDDMGSTDMDDDTDEGSDVGEESEGEDEDEAPAGLLGMLFGKSELKKIKSEAPTDDGLVDDGDTPIPTTSAPSPGAEASCHFVDEAVEDDDEVSLIQHPSDFINGDEMELDDTTHADEAAPLTEATRDTASQVYEVESDKRTVAPPAPPQVEQGLVNGEDKNTQSPETAEPPAVTPVADAPIVTEDVEMEDTLPGSATVPESAPTSSAAATPAIPTKHVSPDTDIVTVPPSPEQSHSPPTSDTKPSEVDTMSLATPGVKDLVSRSASPHQQQDQKTEIPFLLRGTLREYQHDGLDWLAGLYANNTNGILADEMGLGKTIQTISLLAHLACHHEVWGPHLVIVPTSVMLNWEMEFKKWCPGFKILSYYGTQEERKRKRQGWNNDDVWNVCITSYQLVIQDQQVFKRRRWHYMILDEAHNIKNFKSQRWQTLLGFNTHSRLLLTGTPLQNNLTELWSLLFFLMPAENGVGGFADLQEFHDWFHKPESQILENGRETMDEEARAIISKLHKVLRPYLLRRLKADVEKQMPAKYEHVEFCRLSKRQRELYDGFLARTDTRETLSSGNYLSIINCLMQLRKVCNHPDLFVDRPIMTSFRMQKSVPAEYQITDQFLQRSLLAVEPMSMVSLGVLNMIPTQYENMSNTTAERISQLSLHRMLMELRESQNTRAHLARTNLDPSTVQSNIMYLDSLARWRRFEELQHSVYLNALRGQRRPIYGKRLIDFLTLGLNTRPRKPKPRVPSQILNWFAEDSDFLRAVIHTADERADSMQTTIQKFACVTPAVITRDMNEVVLGRQAAQAFTDEDLKLSAPVRWAPFIPKQPPSDPWHESRMRLSIQFPDKRLLQYDCGKLQALDKLLRKLQAGGHRALIFTQMTKVLDILEQFLNIHGHKYLRLDGATKIEQRQILTDRFNHDPRILCFILSTRSGGLGINLTGADTVIFYDQDWNPAMDKQCQDRCHRIGQTRDVHIYRLVSEHTIEANILRKASQKQMLDDVVIQEGSFTTDYFNKLSVRDVLGTEGNDLVDDAANAAMDRLLGGVDSGPSRSVGEDLKQAEDQEDVEAVEAAEKELQEDDAEFQEKSGAPSGASSTRQGTPRDDTTGQPGGPGPGPSGLGRFSDSAAPDDMAAQEIERNAWGTRMYNIDEYMLRTMAEQLKGTALDLPKDKKKSKKKGRDTRKR; from the coding sequence ATGAACAAGACCGCGTCGCCCGAGCCCGCGCATGCAACTCCCGACGCCATCGACTCCCGACGCGAAGAACAAACCGCGCCGCCCCTTCAAAATGACACGGATccgccttcatcgccgctTGAATCCCTCGGATCCGACGATTTCAGGGATCAACTGACCCCCAACGGCAACGActtcatcggcctcggcctgcgcTCTCctacaccaccatcacccaCACCACTATCGcgatcatcatcatcatcctcgtccccATCCCCTCCACCTCCCGCTTCCGCTagcgaagatgacgacgaacgCCCCCTCAAACGACGTCGCGTGTCAACACCCCCTGCACCCGGGTCTgcccagaagaagaaacacaTCTCCCCGCCATGGAAGAAGGTCACTGCCGACGGCCCGACGACTTTCATCGACAACGGTAGACGCAAGTCCGGTCGCATCAACACGATACCTCTCGAGTTCCACCCACCGTCCCACAAACGAATGACGCGTGGAGCTCTGAACTCCAGTCCTCCGTCGTCCAAGAACAGGCCAGCATCAACCAACGGTCATGCGACGACACCGATATCGAATGGAACACCAAAGACTACAACACGGAAGCCGTCAGCaacgaagccggcgccggctccatCCAAAGTGTCCAATCGAAGGGCTACCGCGAATGAGGCCAAATCGACGCCGCGATCGACGCGCAAACgatccccttccccccatACCCAGCCTACAAGACAGTCTGCGCGAACAAGGAGGGGCCGTCGTGGCTCCATCGATGAGACCACGGCGACAGCTTCTCAGGGTAGCCCGAACCGGACACGAATCAAGCTGCGCGTGCGCAATACGGAACTCCCAATCGTTCACCCGGGCCAGGTCGGCAAGAGGCAAAGAATCGGGCCCAGCTTCGAGGAATACTGGGGAAAGGCACAGACGATACCAGTCGAAGAGGGCGGTGTCTTCGTACCGGAAGATGGACCAAGCTACACGGACGAGATGGCCCGAAAAGAAGCCCAGGTCATCATGCGTATTGAACAGGCAGTCGAACCCGGTGGCATCCTCTCACAGGAGCGTTGCTCGCTGTTCGTACCCGAGACCGAAGAGGAACCACCGCGACAATGGGCTCACGCCGATCATATGATCAAGGCCATGGCCAATTTCCGTAAGCTGATGGTTGCAGAGCAACAGCGCCACCGGGCCCAAGCCAAGCGAGTTGCTGAAGCTTGCAGAGACGCATGGCTTCGACGTCAACCCAAATCAGCagaggagctcgaggccgaggttaGGCTCGGATGGATCGGTCGATACAGAGTGGTCGTCAAGAGCATGTTTGGCACGTGGGAAAACGTTCGGCTTGAGATCAACCGCCGGAGAGTGCAAGAATGGGAAGCGGAGGAACAGCGCCGAGTCAAGGCCGCCCTCCAGCAGGCTGTCAACTTGTCGGAGCAGAAGCTGCAAGCGCGTCGTGCGCACGCCGATTCGGACCTGTCTGACGACGAAGAcctcgatgatgaagaagaccttgacggccttgatAGCGATCTCGAACCCAGTCAGGCCATGTCGGTGGATGCGGACGATGACGATTCAggcaacgacaacgacgacgtcatgtcctcctcgggagaagaggagggtgGCGAAGACCCCGCTGGCGATGCTGGCGATGCCGGTGATGAAAAGCTCACGCAGGAGCAACTGAGGGCCAAATACGCAAACCTGCCGGACCTCCCCCCTGACAAACAGGCCGACAGCAAGCTTACCAACGGAGTGGAATCAGTTATAGATTCCAAAGTCGGCGCCACCAGTGTTgacaacgacgatgacgacacCAGTGATGAGTCcatcgacatggacgacgacatggGGTCCACGGACATGGATGATGACACTGACGAAGGTTCCGATGTTGGCGAAGAGTCTGaaggggaagacgaggacgaggcccCTGCAGGGCTTCTGGGTATGCTCTTTGGGAAGTCCGAGCTGAAGAAGATCAAGAGTGAAGCACCAACCGATGATGGGCtggttgacgacggcgacactCCAATTCCGACGACGTCCGCTCCGTCTCCAGGCGCCGAGGCTTCCTGCCATTTTGTCGACGAAGCAGtggaagacgatgacgaagttTCGCTTATTCAACACCCTAGCGACTTCATCAATGGCGACGAGATGGAACTTGATGACACGACTCACGCAGATGAGGCGGCACCCCTGACTGAGGCCACGAGAGACACGGCCAGTCAAGTCTACGAGGTGGAATCCGACAAGCGGACAGTTgcgccaccggcaccgccCCAAGTAGAACAAGGCTTGGTCAATGGCGAGGACAAGAACACACAATCGCCCGAGACAGCGGAACCACCGGCTGTGACGCCGGTGGCAGATGCTCCCATTGTCACCGAAGATGTTGAGATGGAAGATACTCTGCCAGGGTCAGCAACTGTGCCAGAGTCTGCTCCCACATCTTCTGCTGCAGCGACCCCGGCAATCCCGACAAAACACGTCAGCCCTGATACAGACATAGTCACCGTTCCGCCCAGTCCGGAGCAGAGCCACTCACCACCTACCTCCGATACGAAGCCCTCGGAGGTGGACACCATGTCTCTGGCCACACCGGGGGTGAAGGATCTTGTCAGTCGGTCAGCCTCACCACACCAGCAGCAAGACCAAAAGACGGAGATCCCGTTTCTTCTCCGTGGAACACTACGAGAGTACCAGCACGATGGCCTGGACTGGCTTGCTGGGTTGTATGCGAATAACACAAACGGAATTCTCGCAGATGAGATGGGTCTCGGAAAGACCATCCAGACCATTTCGCTCCTTGCCCACCTCGCGTGTCACCACGAGGTCTGGGGTCCGCACCTCGTCATTGTACCAACGAGTGTGATGCTGAATTGGGAGATGGAGTTCAAGAAGTGGTGTCCCGGATTCAAGATTCTGTCCTACTACGGAACgcaggaagagagaaagcgAAAACGACAAGGCTGGAACAATGACGACGTGTGGAACGTGTGCATCACATCGTACCAGCTTGTTATTCAAGATCAACAAGTCTTTAAGCGCCGGCGGTGGCACTACATGATTCTCGACGAAGCTCACAACATCAAGAACTTCAAGTCACAACGCTGGCAGACCCTTCTCGGGTTCAACACACACTCCCGGCTTCTCCTGACGGGCACGCCGTTACAGAACAACCTTACTGAGCTGTGGTCGCTTCTGTTCTTTTTGATGCCCGCCGAGAATGGCGTGGGAGGCTTCGCAGATCTACAAGAGTTCCATGACTGGTTCCACAAGCCCGAGTCACAGATCCTGGAAAACGGTCGCGAGACGATGGACGAGGAAGCCCGTGCCATCATCTCCAAGCTGCACAAGGTTCTGAGACCATACCTTCTCCGACGACTCAAGGCGGACGTTGAGAAGCAGATGCCAGCAAAGTACGAACACGTGGAATTCTGCCGTCTGTCGAAGCGCCAGCGCGAACTCTACGATGGCTTTTTGGCTCGCACCGATACCCGGGAGACGCTGTCCTCTGGTAACTACCTTTCCATCATCAACTGCCTCATGCAGTTGCGGAAGGTCTGCAACCACCCTGATCTGTTTGTCGACCGCCCCATCATGACATCTTTTAGGATGCAGAAGTCCGTCCCAGCAGAGTATCAGATCACAGACCAGTTCCTGCAGCGGTCCTTACTAGCAGTAGAGCCGATGTCTATGGTCAGCCTGGGGGTGCTGAACATGATTCCCACGCAGTATGAGAACATGTCCAACACGACGGCAGAGCGCATTTCACAGCTCAGCTTGCACAGGATGCTCATGGAGTTGCGAGAGTCCCAGAACACCAGGGCACATCTCGCCCGCACAAATCTTGACCCGTCAACTGTCCAGTCAAACATCATGTATCTGGACAGTCTCGCTAGGTGGCGCCGCTTCGAGGAGCTCCAACACAGCGTCTATCTGAACGCCCTCCGCGGTCAGCGTCGTCCAATTTACGGCAAGCGATTGATAGACTTTCTGACTCTCGGGTTGAATACTCGACCTCGAAAGCCCAAGCCCAGGGTCCCCAGTCAGATATTGAACTGGTTCGCAGAAGACTCTGACTTCCTTCGCGCCGTCATCCACACTGCGGATGAGCGAGCCGATTCCATGCAGACGACGATTCAAAAGTTCGCATGCGTCACCCCGGCCGTCATCACTCGCGACATGAACGAAGTCGTCTTGGGGAGACAGGCCGCACAAGCATTCACGGATGAAGACCTCAAGCTGTCTGCACCAGTTCGATGGGCCCCGTTTATACCAAAGCAGCCACCCAGCGACCCGTGGCACGAGTCCCGCATGCGTCTCAGCATCCAGTTTCCGGACAAGAGACTGCTGCAATACGACTGCGGAAAGCTCCAAGCTTTGGACAAGCTTCTTCGCAAGCTTCAGGCCGGTGGTCACCGCGCCTTGATATTCACGCAGATGACCAAGGTGCTGGACATTTTGGAGCAGTTCCTCAACATCCATGGCCACAAGTACCTCCGTCTTGATGGCGCGACAAAGATTGAGCAGCGCCAGATTCTTACGGACCGATTTAACCATGACCCCAGGATTCTTTGCTTCATTCTGTCGACGCGTTCGGGTGGTCTGGGAATCAACCTGACAGGTGCCGACACAGTCATTTTCTATGACCAAGACTGGAACCCGGCCATGGACAAGCAATGCCAGGACCGATGTCATCGTATCGGACAGACTCGAGATGTGCACATCTACCGACTCGTTAGCGAGCACACAATCGAAGCCAACATCTTACGCAAGGCATCACAGAAGCAgatgctcgacgacgtcgtcatccaAGAGGGCAGCTTTACCACGGACTATTTCAACAAGCTTTCGGTGCGTGACGTCCTCGGTACCGAAGGAAACGAtcttgtcgacgatgccgccaatGCCGCCATGGACCGCCTCTTGGGGGGAGTTGACAGCGGGCCCTCGAGAAGTGTGGGCGAAGACCTCAAACAGGCCGAAGACCAAGAAGacgtcgaggcggtcgaggccgcggaGAAGGAACTCCAGGAAGACGACGCGGAGTTCCAGGAAAAGAGCGGAGCGCCCTCGGGGGCCTCCAGCACACGGCAAGGCACGCCGCGAGACGACACGACCGGCCAGCCGGGCGgtcccggccccggcccctcCGGGCTGGGACGTTTCTCGGACTCTGCTGCGCCAGACGATATGGCGGCACAAGAGATCGAGCGCAACGCGTGGGGCACCCGGATGTATAACATTGACGAGTACATGCTACGGACGATGGCGGAGCAGCTCAAGGGCACGGCTCTAGACCTgcccaaggacaagaagaagagcaagaagaagggtcGAGACACACGCAAGCGGTAG
- a CDS encoding Bacteriorhodopsin, protein MSGNQALNTNAQVGQQADLGISTRASDWYFAVCAIMAISTLVFLGMAFGKRESHRLFHYITASITFVACIAYFSMGAGLGRVPIQVEFPRRNDILGPGGAGTREIFYVRYIDWFITTPLLLLDLLLTAGVPWPTVLVTLLADEIMIVTGLVGALTSTSYKWGYWVFGMFAFLYVVYALVIDGRRHAAALGGNVSTTYRNCGVLTIFLWFLYPIAWGVSEGGNIIHPDSEAVFYGILDVLAKPLFGFLLLWGHRNIDLAALGLHIREPGQPKLRPGQHEGEHGHVGGAGPSNGL, encoded by the coding sequence ATGTCCGGCAATCAAGCTCTCAACACCAACGCCCAAGTCGGCCAGCAGGCCGACCTGGGCATCTCGACGCGCGCCTCGGACTGGTACTTTGCCGTCTgcgccatcatggccatcTCGACTCTCGTTTTCCTGGGCATGGCCTTCGGCAAGCGCGAGTCGCACCGTCTCTTCCACTACATCACGGCCTCCATCACCTTCGTCGCTTGCATAGCCTACTTCTCCAtgggcgccggcctcggccgcgtgCCTATCCAGGTCGAGTTCCCGCGCCGTAACGACATTCTCGGtcccggcggcgccggcacccgTGAGATCTTCTACGTGCGGTATATCGACTGGTTCATCACGACACCGCTTCTGCTACTCGACCTGCTCCTGACCGCCGGCGTGCCCTGGCCCACAGTCCTTGTCACTCTGCTCGCGGACGAGATCATGATCGTCACCGGTCTGGTCGGCGCCCTCACGAGCACGAGCTACAAGTGGGGCTACTGGGTGTTCGGCATGTTCGCCTTCTTGTACGTCGTCTACGCGCTTGTCATCGACGGCCGGCGGCATGCGGCGGCGCTGGGCGGGAATGTCAGCACCACGTACCGCAACTGCGGCGTGCTGACTATCTTCCTCTGGTTCCTGTACCCGATCGCCTGGGGCGTCAGCGAGGGAGGCAACATCATTCACCCGGACTCGGAGGCCGTCTTCTATGGCATCCTGGACGTCCTTGCCAAGCCCCTGTTCGGCTTTCTCTTGCTTTGGGGACATCGCAACATCGACCTGGCCGCTCTTGGCCTACACATCCGCGAGCCGGGTCAGCCCAAGTTACGTCCCGGACAGCATGAGGGCGAGCACGGCCACGTTGGCGGTGCCGGGCCTAGCAACGGGCTCTAG